In Streptomyces sp. NBC_00091, the following proteins share a genomic window:
- a CDS encoding tetratricopeptide repeat protein: protein MPAPNTPNSRLRDTINAAGCTYEALAKDVRRIAAENGELLQTNKSAISHWANGTRAPSGRTGPYLAEALSRRLGRVVTQTEIGLHSPDAEPLPDTDPVTTVTDLGRADVERRRFLAIAAFTTAGVAMPLLHDHEATSRMLRARTARTLVGSDDIDVVRQITAAFSTADERLGGGHGLTTVTAYLADTAAPMLRGRFPSEPLRRAAFGAVAELAYLAGWKHHDLGHEGAAQRYYQVGYQLACEADPHGHAAWMMRALAHQALSLKQPHHCVDLVEGALTRGLGHVDGQTEALLHITHARAYAAVGENPSAARALLAVEDALLREDGPQPSFSRVSGPAAGTVASHTARTLTDLADHIGTEQQHRDALTRWDPEKYKRVHALTHADLGDSLAAQARADEAVAAWAQALALMEGMTSDRTRKAISSIRSTLAVYQRRRVPGAADLARRAREALA from the coding sequence GTGCCAGCGCCGAACACCCCCAACTCCCGCCTGCGCGACACGATCAACGCCGCCGGGTGCACGTACGAGGCACTCGCCAAGGACGTGCGCCGCATCGCCGCCGAGAACGGCGAGCTGCTCCAGACCAACAAGTCGGCGATCTCCCACTGGGCGAACGGCACCCGCGCGCCGTCTGGCCGGACAGGCCCGTACCTCGCTGAAGCCCTCTCCCGTCGGCTGGGTCGCGTCGTCACCCAGACCGAGATCGGCCTCCACTCACCCGACGCGGAGCCGCTACCGGACACCGACCCCGTCACCACGGTCACGGACCTCGGCCGGGCGGACGTCGAACGCCGCCGCTTCCTCGCCATCGCAGCCTTCACCACGGCCGGCGTGGCCATGCCGCTCCTGCACGACCACGAAGCCACCTCCCGCATGCTCCGCGCCCGCACCGCCCGCACCCTCGTCGGCAGCGACGACATCGACGTCGTACGGCAGATCACCGCGGCCTTCAGCACCGCCGACGAACGCCTCGGCGGCGGCCACGGCCTGACCACCGTCACCGCCTACCTCGCCGACACCGCAGCCCCCATGCTCCGCGGACGGTTCCCCTCAGAACCCTTACGCCGGGCCGCCTTCGGCGCCGTCGCCGAACTCGCCTACCTCGCAGGTTGGAAACACCACGACCTCGGCCACGAAGGCGCCGCCCAGCGCTACTACCAGGTCGGCTACCAGCTCGCCTGCGAAGCCGACCCCCACGGCCACGCCGCCTGGATGATGCGCGCCCTCGCCCACCAGGCCCTGAGCCTCAAGCAGCCCCACCACTGCGTCGACCTCGTCGAAGGCGCCCTCACCCGCGGCCTCGGCCACGTCGACGGCCAGACCGAAGCTCTCCTCCACATCACCCACGCCCGCGCCTACGCAGCCGTCGGCGAGAACCCCTCGGCCGCACGTGCCCTCCTCGCCGTCGAAGACGCCCTCCTGCGCGAGGACGGGCCCCAGCCCAGCTTCTCCCGCGTCAGCGGCCCAGCAGCCGGGACCGTTGCCAGCCACACCGCCCGCACGCTCACCGACCTCGCCGATCACATCGGCACCGAACAACAACACCGCGACGCCCTCACCCGCTGGGACCCGGAGAAGTACAAGCGCGTCCACGCCCTCACCCACGCCGACCTCGGAGACAGCCTCGCCGCCCAGGCCCGAGCCGACGAAGCGGTCGCCGCCTGGGCCCAGGCCCTCGCCCTCATGGAGGGCATGACATCCGACCGCACCCGCAAGGCGATCTCCTCGATCCGCTCCACCCTCGCGGTCTACCAGCGCCGCCGCGTCCCCGGCGCCGCCGATCTCGCCCGTCGCGCCCGCGAGGCCCTCGCCTAA
- a CDS encoding NUDIX domain-containing protein, translated as MPNNPPDEGNPVAQQTDDRSQALKPALESMTLLVAAVIVHDKTTNRVVLLQRSENAKFAQGMWDLPVGKSEPGEPITETAVRELHEETGLTVKPESLKVAHIIHGAWGVEAPNGFLTVVFAAHEWTGEPENREPRKHSQVRWVDAQAVPEAFVDTTASALRHYLSSGSQVSLDGWSTA; from the coding sequence ATGCCCAACAACCCACCCGACGAAGGGAACCCCGTGGCTCAGCAGACCGACGACCGCTCCCAAGCCCTCAAGCCGGCGCTCGAATCGATGACCCTGCTGGTCGCGGCCGTCATCGTCCACGACAAGACCACCAACCGCGTCGTCCTCCTCCAGCGCAGCGAGAACGCCAAGTTCGCTCAGGGCATGTGGGACCTCCCCGTCGGCAAGAGCGAGCCAGGCGAACCCATCACGGAGACCGCAGTCCGCGAGCTGCACGAGGAGACCGGCCTCACGGTAAAACCCGAGTCTCTCAAGGTCGCCCACATCATCCACGGCGCCTGGGGCGTCGAGGCCCCCAACGGCTTCCTCACGGTCGTCTTCGCCGCCCACGAATGGACCGGCGAACCCGAGAACCGCGAACCCCGCAAGCATTCCCAGGTGCGCTGGGTCGATGCCCAAGCCGTCCCTGAAGCCTTTGTCGACACGACCGCCAGCGCCCTGCGCCACTACTTGAGCAGCGGCTCCCAGGTTTCCCTGGACGGTTGGTCGACAGCATGA
- a CDS encoding oxidoreductase: protein MSVWFVTGASRGLGAEITREALDRGHSVIATARDGAAVRQAYPGKTDGLLAVNADVTEPGQLTAAAEAGLAEFGRIDVVVNNAGYGLVGAIEETSDRAARALFDVNVFGVLNTLRATLPTLRAQRSGHVLNIGSVGGFATAPAAGLYGASKFALEGISEALHGELAPLGVRVTIVEPGGFRTDFLNSSSMRVEPASIVDYVAGAGPVREALANYDGRQPGDPVKAAKAIVDITEVAEPPLRLQLGADAIERVEAKLDRVRRELDDWRHVALSTGV, encoded by the coding sequence ATGAGCGTTTGGTTTGTCACCGGTGCATCGCGTGGGCTCGGCGCGGAAATCACCCGCGAGGCGCTGGATCGCGGGCATAGCGTGATCGCGACAGCGCGGGACGGGGCGGCGGTGCGCCAGGCGTACCCGGGGAAGACGGACGGCTTGCTGGCGGTGAACGCGGACGTGACCGAACCCGGGCAGTTGACGGCCGCGGCGGAGGCCGGCCTGGCGGAGTTCGGACGGATCGACGTCGTGGTCAACAACGCCGGCTACGGCCTCGTGGGCGCGATCGAGGAAACGTCCGACAGAGCCGCCCGCGCTCTATTCGACGTCAACGTGTTCGGCGTACTCAACACATTGCGGGCGACCCTGCCGACGTTGCGCGCCCAGCGATCCGGACATGTCCTGAACATCGGCTCCGTGGGTGGCTTCGCCACGGCGCCGGCGGCGGGCTTGTACGGGGCGTCGAAGTTCGCCCTCGAGGGCATCTCCGAGGCGCTGCACGGCGAGCTGGCCCCGCTGGGCGTACGTGTCACGATCGTGGAGCCGGGCGGCTTTCGCACGGACTTCCTCAACAGCTCGAGCATGCGGGTCGAACCGGCCTCCATCGTGGACTACGTCGCCGGCGCGGGGCCGGTGCGCGAGGCACTGGCCAACTACGACGGCCGCCAGCCAGGAGATCCGGTGAAGGCAGCGAAGGCCATCGTCGACATCACCGAGGTTGCCGAGCCGCCGCTGCGCCTGCAGTTGGGCGCGGATGCGATCGAGCGTGTCGAGGCGAAGCTGGACCGGGTGCGACGTGAACTTGACGACTGGCGCCACGTAGCACTCTCTACCGGCGTCTGA
- a CDS encoding MerR family transcriptional regulator gives MDLSIGEVAERSGLNIHALRFYEREGLFANPVRRLSNGRRIYHEEDLEWLAICTKLRSSGMSLATIRQYIELARQGPGNEHERLELLRRHENHVEAQIQELRETLNVMRHKVRIYEDHLARGEADQLWNPSHAETTQA, from the coding sequence ATGGACCTGAGCATCGGTGAAGTAGCGGAGCGCAGCGGGCTCAACATTCACGCGCTGCGGTTCTACGAGCGGGAGGGCCTGTTCGCCAACCCGGTGCGCCGCCTGTCCAACGGCCGTCGGATCTATCACGAGGAAGATCTGGAGTGGCTGGCGATCTGCACGAAGCTGCGCTCCTCCGGCATGTCACTGGCGACGATCCGGCAGTACATCGAGCTGGCCCGCCAAGGCCCGGGCAACGAACACGAGCGACTTGAGTTGCTGCGCCGGCACGAAAACCACGTGGAGGCCCAGATCCAGGAACTGCGCGAGACCTTGAATGTGATGCGCCACAAGGTGCGGATCTACGAAGATCACCTCGCACGCGGCGAGGCCGACCAGCTCTGGAATCCGTCGCACGCGGAGACCACACAAGCCTGA
- a CDS encoding RICIN domain-containing protein produces MNNRTTALAGILLAATLATTVTATVTADAAADSVQTFRNAATSACLDDSDAGVRTYSCLGNDHQKWNVHQWADGTRELRNLKTGLCLTDHPRGTASAQPCDKAKDESWTVHRYPDGAVEFRNQATGLCLDDSPQSHLRTFPCGTHTQKSPYQTWH; encoded by the coding sequence ATGAACAACCGCACGACCGCCCTGGCAGGCATCCTGCTCGCCGCCACCCTGGCGACCACCGTCACCGCCACCGTCACCGCCGACGCCGCGGCCGACAGCGTCCAGACCTTCCGCAACGCCGCGACGTCCGCCTGCCTGGACGACAGCGACGCGGGCGTCCGCACGTACTCCTGCCTGGGCAACGACCACCAGAAGTGGAACGTCCACCAGTGGGCCGACGGCACCCGCGAGCTGAGGAACCTCAAGACCGGCCTCTGCCTCACCGACCACCCCCGGGGCACCGCCTCGGCCCAGCCCTGCGACAAGGCCAAGGACGAGAGCTGGACCGTCCACCGCTACCCGGACGGCGCCGTCGAGTTCCGCAACCAGGCAACCGGCCTGTGCCTGGACGACAGCCCCCAGTCCCACCTGCGCACCTTCCCGTGCGGCACCCACACCCAGAAGAGCCCCTACCAGACCTGGCACTGA
- a CDS encoding RICIN domain-containing protein has product MTGVDGQQGSPGQQLGSALKALQQRSGRTLRSLESEVLISDSSLSRYLRGSTVPPWATVRDLCRALGADPADYRVLWEAADRSQPKPPPAPTDSPDSPDSPWRSRWTWAAGGAVAGLLLGAALTWFLLPAAAPARTPSATKAGAPAPPHDVVRIFVNRATGSCLDHSLDQGLRSFPPNGMSYQRWTVHPSPDGTSELRNHATGACLEGGGSELRARSCDASPSQKWTLTTWPDASVQIKSRTTDTCLDDSTAGLRALPCDRSDHQKWG; this is encoded by the coding sequence ATGACGGGTGTCGACGGGCAGCAGGGCAGCCCGGGCCAACAACTGGGAAGCGCGCTCAAGGCGCTGCAGCAGCGCTCCGGCCGCACCCTGCGGTCGCTGGAGTCCGAGGTTCTGATCAGCGACTCCTCGCTGTCCCGCTACTTGCGCGGTAGCACGGTCCCGCCCTGGGCCACCGTCCGGGACCTGTGCCGGGCCCTGGGCGCGGATCCCGCGGACTACCGGGTCCTGTGGGAAGCGGCCGACCGCAGCCAGCCCAAGCCCCCGCCGGCCCCCACCGACTCCCCGGACTCCCCGGACTCCCCGTGGCGCAGCCGCTGGACCTGGGCGGCCGGCGGCGCCGTCGCCGGGCTGCTCCTCGGCGCGGCGCTCACCTGGTTCCTCCTGCCGGCGGCCGCGCCCGCGCGGACCCCCTCGGCCACGAAGGCCGGAGCACCCGCGCCGCCGCACGACGTGGTCCGTATCTTCGTCAACCGGGCCACGGGGAGCTGCCTGGACCACAGCCTCGACCAGGGACTGCGCTCCTTCCCGCCCAACGGCATGAGCTACCAGCGATGGACCGTCCACCCCTCCCCCGACGGCACCAGCGAACTCAGGAACCACGCCACCGGAGCCTGCCTGGAGGGCGGCGGTTCCGAGCTCCGCGCCCGGTCATGCGACGCGTCCCCCTCCCAGAAGTGGACCCTCACGACCTGGCCCGACGCATCGGTCCAGATCAAGAGCCGGACCACCGACACCTGCCTGGACGACAGCACCGCCGGTCTGCGCGCCCTGCCCTGCGACCGGTCGGACCACCAGAAGTGGGGCTGA
- a CDS encoding M14 family zinc carboxypeptidase: MTLLRDMRYPTPHELALAGRALADEHPGRVRMRQAGVSRGGRPLWLLSVDGQRGGPREVLVVAGAHANEPVGGATALDLARRVIRAGGGGAGWHFLLCADPDGADLHRTPRPYSLLEYHRNFYRPPGPEQPEWAPSLLPPDRLPPETRALSALLAELRPVLQVSLHGTDLGGSWVQLTRDVPGLAEPFGKSAAELRIPVETGASDAAGWTSPGPGIFVMPQAGSEETRLSTWCHGGTTAIVEVPMWASDLVDDPAPHPDPRGALRMLAGRLTGDAARVAGLREGVRGAEPGAAALLRAVDWTLGLIPQVAAEWTAPGVPAEATTASLGSLDAFGRRLSLRAAAMLLRVLRAQGHPGAPGLDRLVTGWCEEFSARFRARWVPVATQVEHQSRTVLAAYDCL; the protein is encoded by the coding sequence GTGACCCTCCTCCGTGACATGCGCTACCCCACCCCGCACGAACTCGCCCTGGCCGGACGGGCGCTGGCGGACGAGCACCCCGGCCGGGTGCGGATGCGGCAGGCCGGTGTCTCCCGGGGCGGGAGGCCGCTGTGGCTGCTCTCCGTCGACGGGCAGCGCGGCGGGCCGCGGGAGGTGCTCGTCGTCGCCGGGGCCCATGCCAACGAGCCCGTCGGCGGGGCGACGGCGCTGGACCTCGCGCGGCGGGTGATCCGGGCCGGGGGCGGCGGGGCGGGCTGGCACTTCCTGCTCTGCGCCGATCCGGACGGCGCCGACCTGCACCGCACGCCCCGCCCGTACTCGCTGCTGGAGTACCACCGCAACTTCTACCGTCCGCCCGGGCCCGAACAGCCCGAGTGGGCGCCCTCCTTACTCCCCCCGGACCGGCTGCCGCCCGAGACCCGGGCGCTGAGCGCGCTCCTCGCCGAGCTGCGGCCGGTCCTCCAGGTCTCCCTGCACGGAACGGATCTCGGCGGGTCCTGGGTCCAGCTCACCCGGGACGTCCCCGGGCTCGCCGAGCCCTTCGGGAAGTCGGCGGCCGAGCTGCGGATCCCGGTGGAGACCGGGGCCTCCGACGCGGCCGGCTGGACCTCTCCCGGGCCCGGGATCTTCGTGATGCCGCAGGCGGGCAGCGAGGAGACCCGGCTCAGCACCTGGTGCCACGGCGGGACCACCGCGATCGTCGAAGTACCCATGTGGGCCTCCGACCTGGTGGACGATCCGGCCCCGCATCCGGACCCCCGGGGCGCCCTGCGCATGCTGGCGGGAAGGCTGACCGGGGACGCGGCCCGGGTGGCCGGGCTGCGGGAGGGGGTACGGGGCGCGGAGCCGGGGGCCGCCGCGCTGCTGCGGGCGGTGGACTGGACGCTCGGGCTGATCCCGCAGGTCGCCGCCGAGTGGACGGCTCCCGGGGTGCCCGCGGAGGCCACCACGGCCTCCCTCGGCAGCCTCGACGCCTTCGGGCGGCGGCTGTCGCTGCGCGCCGCCGCGATGCTGCTGCGGGTGCTGCGGGCGCAGGGGCATCCGGGGGCTCCCGGGCTGGACCGTCTGGTGACGGGGTGGTGCGAGGAGTTCTCGGCCCGCTTCCGGGCCCGCTGGGTGCCGGTGGCCACGCAGGTGGAGCACCAGTCCCGGACGGTCCTGGCCGCGTACGACTGTCTCTAG
- a CDS encoding GNAT family N-acetyltransferase, with the protein MNHTTGLVRPARPEDLPRLTELIHEHVAYERAAPRPAGLGDRLGPRLFAEDARVWVLLAETPDGTVAGYAACSEEFAFWDARPYLHMDCLYLAEDARGHGLGAALMAGVAELARDRGLEHVEWQTPDWNEGAIRFYDRLGATARPKRRYAWPVGPAGRVDGRKTLG; encoded by the coding sequence ATGAACCACACCACCGGCCTGGTGCGCCCCGCACGCCCCGAAGACCTCCCGCGCCTCACCGAGCTCATCCATGAGCACGTCGCGTACGAGAGGGCGGCCCCCCGGCCGGCCGGTCTCGGCGACCGCCTCGGCCCCCGGCTGTTCGCCGAGGACGCCCGGGTCTGGGTGCTCCTCGCCGAGACCCCCGACGGCACCGTCGCGGGATACGCCGCCTGCTCGGAGGAGTTCGCGTTCTGGGACGCCCGCCCCTACCTCCACATGGACTGCCTCTACCTCGCCGAGGACGCCCGGGGCCACGGCCTCGGAGCCGCGCTGATGGCCGGCGTGGCCGAGCTGGCCCGGGACCGCGGCCTCGAGCACGTCGAGTGGCAGACCCCGGACTGGAACGAGGGCGCCATCCGCTTCTACGACCGCCTCGGCGCCACGGCCCGCCCCAAGCGCCGCTACGCCTGGCCGGTCGGTCCGGCCGGTCGGGTCGATGGCCGCAAGACGCTGGGTTAG
- a CDS encoding DUF1707 and FHA domain-containing protein, which produces MTSSFEFPAYPAPRLSDAERDRALGQLREGAALGKLSHDTFLRRMELALVARRSEDLAVLLADLQSREGPETPWTSRLFGWVGRASAVSAGVRRAWQAERLPKLLFPHPAAGPLRIGRDPGNGLRLSHDTVSRAHAELSMRDGMWLLRDLGSTNGTTVNGRRVTGAAVVRPGDQVGFGQMSFRLSES; this is translated from the coding sequence GTGACGTCGAGTTTCGAGTTCCCCGCCTACCCCGCCCCGCGGCTCTCCGACGCGGAGCGCGACCGGGCGCTGGGCCAGCTCAGGGAGGGTGCGGCCCTCGGAAAGCTGTCGCATGACACCTTCCTGCGCCGCATGGAACTCGCGCTGGTCGCCCGCCGCTCCGAGGACCTCGCCGTCCTGCTGGCCGACCTCCAGTCCCGCGAGGGCCCCGAAACCCCCTGGACGAGTCGGCTGTTCGGCTGGGTCGGCCGGGCCTCGGCCGTGTCGGCCGGGGTGCGCCGGGCCTGGCAGGCGGAACGGCTGCCCAAGCTGCTGTTCCCGCACCCGGCCGCGGGTCCGCTGCGGATAGGCCGCGACCCCGGCAACGGGCTGCGGCTCAGCCACGACACCGTCTCGCGGGCGCACGCCGAGCTGAGCATGCGGGACGGGATGTGGCTGCTCAGGGACCTCGGCTCGACCAACGGCACCACCGTCAACGGCCGACGGGTCACCGGCGCAGCCGTGGTCCGGCCCGGGGACCAGGTCGGGTTCGGGCAGATGAGCTTCCGGCTCTCGGAGAGCTGA
- the treZ gene encoding malto-oligosyltrehalose trehalohydrolase produces the protein MRLNDTTYDMTPDPDPGRSGWWVAEAPAADGDRYGFRLGDDPVVRPDPRGRRLPDGTEGLSAVVDFAPLAPRVPPPRVPLQDAVLYELHIGTFTPEGTFEAAAARLGYLAGLGVTHVELMPVCPFPGRHGWGYDGVAPWAVHEPYGGPAGLAAFVEAAHAAGLGVVLDVVLNHLGPSGNHLPAFGPYFTDTHHTPWGAAVNLDAPGSDEVRSYLIGSALAWLRDYRVDGLRLDAVHALADGRALSFLEELAAAVDDLAAETVRPLFLIAESDQCDPRVTTPRSAGGLGLHAQWNDDFHHALHCALTGESQGYYADFAEAPVGALAKTLTRAFFHDGTWSSFRGRTHGRPVDRRRTPAHRFLGYSQTHDQVGNRALGDRLAASLSPGLLACAATLALTGPFVPMLFMGEEWGAGTPWQYFTDHPDPELAEAVRSGRRREFAAHGWKAEEVPDPQDPATRDRSCLDWAEPERESHAWLLDWYRTLIRLRRTQPDLRDPDLAAVRVAYDEERRWLTFRRGEVRVVVNLSTESVTVALGRNGVRVLASWEPVEHPGPDGRIHVPGESAVVLGP, from the coding sequence ATGCGACTGAACGACACCACCTATGACATGACCCCCGACCCGGATCCGGGCCGCTCCGGCTGGTGGGTCGCCGAGGCCCCGGCGGCCGACGGCGACCGGTACGGGTTCCGGCTCGGCGACGATCCGGTGGTCCGGCCCGATCCGCGCGGGCGGCGGCTGCCGGACGGTACGGAGGGCCTCTCGGCGGTGGTCGACTTCGCCCCGCTCGCGCCGCGGGTGCCGCCGCCGCGGGTCCCGCTCCAGGACGCGGTCCTGTACGAGCTGCACATCGGCACCTTCACCCCCGAGGGCACCTTCGAGGCGGCCGCCGCCCGCCTGGGGTACCTCGCCGGCCTCGGCGTCACGCACGTGGAGCTGATGCCCGTGTGCCCGTTCCCGGGCCGGCACGGCTGGGGGTACGACGGGGTCGCGCCCTGGGCGGTGCACGAGCCGTACGGGGGCCCGGCGGGGCTGGCCGCCTTCGTGGAGGCCGCGCACGCGGCGGGGCTGGGGGTGGTGCTGGACGTGGTCCTCAACCACCTGGGCCCCTCCGGGAACCACCTCCCGGCCTTCGGCCCGTACTTCACCGACACCCACCACACGCCCTGGGGCGCGGCGGTGAACCTGGACGCGCCCGGTTCCGACGAGGTCCGCTCGTACCTGATCGGGAGCGCGCTGGCCTGGCTGCGGGACTACCGGGTCGACGGGCTGCGGCTGGACGCGGTGCACGCGCTGGCCGACGGGCGGGCGCTGTCCTTCCTGGAGGAGCTGGCGGCGGCCGTGGACGACCTGGCGGCGGAGACCGTCCGGCCGCTGTTCCTGATCGCCGAGTCCGACCAGTGCGACCCGCGGGTCACCACCCCCCGTTCCGCCGGGGGGCTGGGGCTGCACGCGCAGTGGAACGACGACTTCCACCACGCGCTGCACTGCGCGCTGACCGGCGAATCGCAGGGGTACTACGCCGACTTCGCCGAAGCCCCGGTCGGCGCCCTCGCCAAGACCCTGACCCGGGCGTTCTTCCACGACGGCACCTGGTCCTCCTTCCGGGGCCGCACCCACGGCCGGCCGGTGGACCGCCGCCGCACCCCCGCGCACCGCTTCCTGGGGTACTCCCAGACCCACGACCAGGTCGGCAACCGAGCCCTGGGCGACCGGCTGGCGGCCTCGCTCTCCCCCGGGCTGCTGGCCTGCGCGGCGACCCTGGCGCTGACGGGGCCCTTCGTGCCGATGCTGTTCATGGGCGAGGAGTGGGGGGCCGGGACCCCGTGGCAGTACTTCACCGACCACCCCGACCCGGAGCTCGCCGAGGCGGTGCGCAGCGGCCGGCGGCGGGAGTTCGCGGCGCACGGCTGGAAGGCGGAGGAGGTGCCGGACCCGCAGGACCCGGCGACCCGCGACCGGTCCTGCCTGGACTGGGCCGAACCGGAGCGGGAGTCGCACGCCTGGCTGCTCGACTGGTACCGGACGCTGATCCGGCTCCGCCGCACCCAGCCGGACCTGCGCGACCCGGACCTGGCGGCGGTGCGGGTCGCCTACGACGAGGAGCGCCGCTGGCTGACCTTCCGGCGGGGCGAGGTCCGGGTGGTGGTGAACCTGTCGACCGAGTCGGTGACGGTCGCGCTGGGCCGCAACGGGGTGCGGGTGCTGGCCTCCTGGGAACCGGTCGAGCATCCGGGCCCGGACGGGCGGATCCACGTACCGGGCGAGTCGGCGGTGGTCCTGGGGCCGTAG